Proteins co-encoded in one Arachis hypogaea cultivar Tifrunner chromosome 13, arahy.Tifrunner.gnm2.J5K5, whole genome shotgun sequence genomic window:
- the LOC112735054 gene encoding probable glutamate carboxypeptidase AMP1: HGDGLGRGAVVEKAEENGAVAVLVYGDGDTWRDGFERGHVMRGVGDPLSSGWSGVDGGETLGLDDSEVSKRFSEIPSLPLSAEVAEIVLGSLGGAPVPLEWRGTLGSKVRHVGPGPTMLNFSYQGEKKVATIQNVFAVIKGYEKPDRYVLLGNHRDAWTFGAIDPSSGTAALLDIAQRFSILLGSGWTPRRSIILCSWDAKEFGMIGSTEWVEQNLINLSPKAVAYLNVDCVVQGTGLFVGSTPQLDNLIVEVTKKVKDSNSEGASIYENWAVTGEDYNIQRLSAVDSDFAPFVQHAGVPSIDVYYGRDFPVYHMAYDSYNWMTEYADPFFQRHVAGNKVKAENMESACGIYKEAIEMAVAEENLQHDLPNLYVHFSHLKYMSTNNMDAARDILVDGIKNLPQNK; encoded by the exons CATGGCGATGGGTTAGGGAGGGGAGCGGTGGTTGAGAAAGCTGAAGAGAATGGCGCGGTGGCAGTTCTGGTTTACGGGGACGGTGATACGTGGCGTGATGGGTTCGAGAGAGGTCACGTGATGAGGGGTGTGGGGGACCCTTTGAGTTCTGGTTGGTCTGGTGTTGATGGCGGTGAAACCTTGGGTTTGGATGATAGTGAGGTTTCGAAGAGGTTCTCCGAAATTCCATCTTTACCCTTGTCTGCTGAGGTTGCTGAGATTGTTTTGGGGTCCTTGGGTGGTGCTCCGGTGCCCCTTGAATGGAGGGGTACCCTAGGATCTAAGGTCAGGCACGTTGGTCCTGGTCCCACCATGCTCAATTTCTCTTACCAG GGAGAGAAGAAAGTGGCAACTATTCAGAATGTGTTTGCTGTGATAAAGGGTTATGAGAAACCTGATAGGTATGTGTTGCTTGGGAACCATAGAGATGCATGGACTTTTGGTGCTATTGATCCAAGCAGTGGGACGGCTGCCCTGCTCGACATTGCCCAGAGATTTTCAATTCTGTTAGGTTCCGGTTGGACTCCGAGGAGATCTATCATTCTCTGCAGTTGGGATGCTAAGGAATTCGGAATG ATAGGATCCACTGAGTGGGTTGAACAAAACCTTATCAATCTGAGTCCCAAAGCTGTGGCATACCTTAATGTGGACTGTGTTGTTCAAGGGACTGGCCTCTTTGTTGGCTCAACTCCTCAGCTAGATAATCTTATCGTGGAGGTCACAAAGAAG GTCAAGGATTCTAATTCTGAGGGTGCATCAATATATGAGAACTGGGCTGTCACTGGTGAAGACTACAAT ATTCAAAGGCTTAGTGCAGTTGATTCTGATTTTGCTCCATTTGTGCAACATGCAGGGGTTCCATCTATTGATGTTTATTATGGAAGAG ATTTTCCTGTCTATCACATGGCTTACGACTCGTATAACTGGATGACAGAGTATGCAGATCCATTTTTTCAGCGACATGTTGCCG GGAACAAAGTTAAGGCG GAAAATATGGAGTCAGCTTGTGGTATATACAAAGAAGCAATAGAGATGGCTGTAGCTGAGGAGAATTTACAGCATGACCTCCCTAATTTATATGTCCATTTCTCTCACCTAAAATATATG AGTACAAACAACATGGATGCTGCTAGAGACATCTTGGTAGATGGCATAAAGAATTTGCCTCAAAACAAATAG